From Paenibacillus polymyxa, the proteins below share one genomic window:
- a CDS encoding flavodoxin, which yields MNLGKIMIAYASMTGNTEEIAELIAEGVRQAGHEAELKASYDCSAQELLAYDGFLLGVYTWGDGELPDEFLDFYEELDELDLSGKKTAVFGSGDTSYTQFCGAVDLVEEKVKERGASVIQESLKIEFNPLDDEKENCRAYGRQFAQAGIGVS from the coding sequence ATGAACTTGGGTAAAATCATGATTGCTTATGCTAGCATGACCGGTAATACAGAGGAAATCGCGGAATTGATCGCCGAGGGTGTTCGTCAGGCAGGGCATGAGGCAGAGTTGAAGGCTTCGTATGATTGCAGCGCGCAAGAATTGCTCGCATATGACGGATTCCTGTTGGGTGTATATACATGGGGAGATGGTGAGCTTCCTGATGAATTTTTAGATTTTTACGAGGAACTAGACGAGCTTGATCTGTCTGGTAAAAAGACTGCTGTATTTGGCAGTGGAGATACATCTTATACACAATTCTGTGGCGCAGTGGACTTGGTAGAGGAAAAAGTCAAAGAACGCGGCGCATCAGTCATTCAGGAGAGTTTGAAGATTGAATTCAATCCACTCGATGATGAGAAGGAGAATTGCCGAGCTTACGGAAGACAATTTGCGCAGGCTGGCATTGGAGTGTCCTGA